TGTATCTATTTCATAAAGACAATCGTTGAATGATGAGAGTGACGGTGTCAGCTTACAGTTGCCTTGTTCGTCTTGGAAGAATCTAGAACACATGATGAAAACCAGTGGAATGACTGTCATATATGGCCTTGATGGGCTCTGAAAATGGCTCTGCCGCATTCAAAAGCCCCAAAAAGATGTAAACAAGTATATATACAATAGAGGGTAATTTACAATCAAAcagtaataagaaaaaaaacaatatttaaaatttaccTTCCAGCAATGCCCTGCACTAGAGCTACCTCCTTTAGACGGTGATGTTAACACACCCCTCTTAGGACAGAAGCTccctttttaaaacagaaacccCACTGTCTTGCTCCCTACAATGACTGAGGGTGGCTCATTAATAACAATTAATTTCCCATCTCAGTTTTATACTTACACAAAATGATTGGGTAAATATAGAGTCACTGCTGATTTCATAAtaatttaatctatttttaaaatgagcagttaaaatgatcatttagaCCTTCTGTGCTAAAGGTGTAGTGGTCTATTCCTACGCCCACCAGATTCTTAATACGTGGCATGACAAGcgatataaaataacaattatgCAAACCGCACACCAGACCTTCCTAAATTTAATACACAGCTGACCTCGTGTTAGTATGTACTTTGGAAACCTGTCTTGAATATGCAGCTGCATACTAAAGATGGAAGGCATGCTGCAATCAACCCTTAATGTGCAGCTCACAGGAACCCAACTGACCAGTGGAGGTCACTGGAGAGCAATGAGACAAAGAACCCTGCTATCTGAACTCTGGGAAACACCACTGCCAGTTATGCATCGACCTAGGAATAGAACCAATTTGAAAGGTTATAATGTTTGAACTGTTCAATCTAGATACACGAAACAGTACAGCTTGATGCTCCTCCTCATGCACTGAGAAAAACACACTTTGTCTgatttttcacaattttcatttaaagGGCACGAAAGAAATGGTCTCATGAACTATAAGTCCAATTATGAAAATTGGCAGGTACCAGTCTTTAACTGAACTGCAAAGCAAATATTGCCATGTCAAAATATGTCTGAATGGCAAGCCAATCAAATTGAACCATTTTGGTGGGTCCGTTGAAGTCACCATAATTCCATGCTTGAAACATGCTGAATTAAAAGAAACATCAtttcaaacaagacaaaacCTGAATTTTGTTGATACTTTAAAAACATGCTCCTCATAAAGGATCgaattttcagtgttttcagttgttttttcattttttttaatcgtacttaaatactaaataataataaataaaaaataaaaaataatttaaataatgaaattatttgtctCATGAAGCATATGTCCAATAGCCTTGTATATAACTAAATTGCGATGTAAACGTTGctatatcaataaaaatggaccTATTTGGTTGGGGCCATTATTTCAGTGGACATACTATCAGTCATTCCCAATGAGGTCTACTTCTTCGAAACATGTTCTGAATAAAAGGGTGCATAGTTCTGAACAGGACTAGAACAGTGCCAATACCTTGAAAAACCTTGCCACCACAAGGGATTGAGTCGTCACTGTTTGGCCATTTTCCATTATGAAATATAACACATACAAATTTTCTCAGGAAGCGTAAGTGACTTGAAATTGTCTATTCAACTCTTTAAATAAACTGTGAAAAATATGTGTTAAACTAAAATTTGGCATTACTAGCAAATAAAGTGAGTTATTGCTTTTGTATTTAGGTTAAGTGATGATGTCAGTTCCATTAAATTGTATTCCTTTCACTTTTAAAACTGAGAACAGACCCAGACAGTTgggaagaaaacaacaaaaatgcatgcGCATACTTAGGCTGAAAATTCTTGTCTTGAAACATGATAATACATTACCTTTCAAAACTCATCTTTCTTTCAGTTAATGAACAGTGGCTCGAAGGACAGTGCAAAGGAAAAGTTGGAatattcccagcatgctttgtggATCAATCAATGAGTCAACAGAGGAATTAACATTGATTTTGTCAAatcaacaatttttttaaaacctctttGTGTTGTTGCATTCAAGTGTGACTCAAATCAACATTTCAGTCACACTTGAACATAGATAAACAGTATGcacaagcacatatacacatatgcacacacacccacacacatacagtaacgtccataagtatttggacggtgcacagtttttgttgttttggctctgtactccagcgtGTTGGATTTGAATTAATATAAGTTTAAACTGCaaaatgtcagctttaatttaagggtattcaCATCCATATACAACCCTTTTTACACATAGACTTCTTATTTCAGGTGACAAATTAACATAttacaaattaacataatcttaaataaagttgttGTACTTAGTACTTACTGAAAATTCCTTGTGTTTATATTGTGTTTTCTCACTGGCCTGCAACTACTtcacagtgatgagggggaaactcacctcaaaCACAACCTTGGTTGCACTTGgttgtatttcactacaaatcctTTGTAGTCCATGACCACCTGAAGTCTCCTAAATGATTTAttcaatatggatgtaaatgcccacAAATTAACACTGACTTTAACTTTACCcccatattcattgtttcatttcaaatccaatgtgctggagtatagagcaaaaacaacaaaaattgtgtcactgtccaaatacttacttACGCACTGTAAATGTATGTTTGAGGGGTTTTTCCTTTTGTGCTCCCCATCAATCAGGGCCCGACCTCAAGtaatgctcttttggctgaatgaaagcaaatccctgcagaaatgCTCCAATATCTAGCACCAAGCCTTCCCGgaagagtagaggttgttatagctgTTATAGCACCAAAGTGGACAAACATTAATGTCCATGTTTTTAGATGAGATATTGGATATCAGGTGTCCACAGGCAAgatagtgtagtgtgtgtgtgtgtgtgtgtgtgtgtatatactgtgtgtatacatatatatatatatatatatacacacacacacacacactatatttgtacacaaaatgaagaaattatttatatttgtgttaaacaagtaataatcgTTACACCTTCCTATATGTATAAGTACATTCCTACATAATTGAGCTGTCTAATGCATCTTACTGCTGGAAATTTTATAGTTAGCTTCAACTtctttctttgtaaaatgtctttgtccagTGTTTTccaacttaaaattaaaatatccatgaaaataatttttttgacttgtatactttatttctATTTACTGATGGTCACATCATGTTACTaccacttgtggtcaagaaaataactgtttcaaatacatttttagtgaAAAAGATGGCTCAGACActtttttaagaataaaaatggaatggaatcaCAATTGTAAGTCAAGTGCTCTGGTATTACCAAATAACCGAATGGttaactttcattttcactggaTCACTGGAGAAGAGAAATATTTGTCAGGTTAGCgaaaattagtaaaataaaagaGTGTTTTATGCATTGATGATACCCATTCACTTGTATGGTAAGAAACAACATAAAACCTgtttataattgttttaaaatatttcaccttcagtgatttaaaataatttcagggATCGCGGTTTCTTGAATTTAGTTTCCCCTAATTTAATAAGACAAATACAGTTAAATCAGTGGAAATCTCTCCAAACCATTGTTCACAGCTGCATTTTCTTTGCTGCTCACTGAGGTAGCCTATCAATGCTCATGGAAAAGAGGGCTGCAAGTGACATCAGATGTATTAGTTAATTAGTAGCCTCTAACCAATGGGCCAGCTccagacagggagagaacaaCTGGAACAAAGCCTCCTCTCAGAAAGGAGCAGAAGAGGATTGTGACAAATGCAAGACTGCTGCAGCGGTCCCCTGGCTATCAATCAGCAGCTTTGGCTATTGTGGTCCTCCCTGTGAGCCAGCAGGAGAGAGACGGTCAGCTATAGAAGGGAGACATAAAGATGGCGTGGGATCAGCCCCCTTTCTTACGCTTGCCACTGCTGAGCTTTGTGACTATGCTGCTGTCCTTCTACATGTCTACCGTCATCCCTCAGGTTCTGGATCCTGAGGTAAGGAAACCGCATGGCTATCTCCACAGGAACTATGTGTTATAGGGTGTACAACAAATTTAAAGCTGCAATGGAGCGCTCCTTTacccagttttttttaagtggtaCAGCCATCTCTCTGGGTTACAACATACAAAATGTTAGCAGGGCTGCTTGATGTGGCGAGTCATTGCGGGACGTTTTACAACATGTTTGGTGCTTAGTGTACATGTTAGTGCATAGCTCTGCTAACATAAGGAATATAAAATCAACGGACTATCAACGCAAAATCAAAGTAATTTCCCTTAATTCAGTAGCAGTAATGGTTTTGGGGTATCATtaatgtttgcatgtgtctaATAAGAACAATTTATCCTCTTCAATGATGAAAACCGATTGAATTTATTGTTATGCAAGTTCAAGACAATTCTTCAGAAACAATGCTTCATTGAACAGAAAATTTAATTCggatttataatttaaaaatatgtagtcctggcttttaaaaataatatatagcaGAGTATTCCTAAAAAATAGGTGTATTTCTGTGTCCGAAAAATGTAGATACTCCGCATACAAAATGCTAAAAGGGAGGCATGTAGTTGTACATTATATAGTTGACATTGTATGAAGCTactaattaatataaaataaaactatgcATTGCAGTTATTGCTATACGTAGTTTGGCATTTCCCCTCAGCCAACTGAGGAATTCTGGAGGgccagatttgttttttgttcccaCCATTTACCTAGCACAACTGACTCATTTATGACACATTATATTAGATACTAATTTTAGGATTCAATATTCCCTATGAAAACTAAATCAGATCAACTCTCTGTTTTTTCAActctcagtttttttcccaacctttgtttattgtatttgtatttcatggACAATTGGTACAGGACTGTGGGACTAGTTTAACTGCACTCTATCCACTCCTATCCCCCCAATCCTAATCACACAAATTTATAAATatcatataaaaaaattatgtattgtAAAATTTAATGATAgtaataaaaagaaattgaagAAAAAGGAACAAATCTACAAGACTCATATCTCCGATATTCAACAAGAGATCAAATTGATTATGTACACCAATATTATGGAAGTCCAGCTCATGGACAGGAGGCATTGGATCTAGGGTTGGCAGGAGTTCTTCTGGGACTTTGAGAACAAAAATATGTAGAAAGGTCATCACATCGTGtcaaatctgtttttcattttagttatattttattttaccagtgAAGTTCCACTGAGGTGAAAATCCCTTTTGAGGGTGTCCTGGCCTCGTAGTCTTTTGCCCTGATGGTAAACTCTGATGAGGCAGCCTGAAAGGCTTCCCCATCCACCGCCCTTCAGGCAGCTGCATGCCACCAGGCTCTTCCACAAATTCAGCAAGTGAACTGAGTTCAGTCACCCAGTCAACTAGCCAACTATCAGGCTAACACCACTGCAAAGATAATTCatcttttaaatcttttaaaccactagccagctagctcatTGTAACAACACTACAAAGGCAATACtgctttaaaatctgttttgcatGTCTGTGAATCACTTATTTATTGGTCAGCAATTATTTTTTGGCTGTCTGTCTTTTGATGCACAAAACCGtcagcaagctagctagttaactgtCTGGCTAGCTACCATCTCTAGCTTagttaaattcaattcagtaaTGTCTAGAGCATCAAATAATACATGCAGATTATAGGTTGATTAGTGGTCTATAGTGATCAACCGCTTCCAGGCTGGTTATTGTTATATACATGGCCTAAATTCAAAAAGCATCAGCCTGCAAGGCAATATTTGACTGGTTATCTGCCTGTGAGGCTGTATTAAACTTTCAAATAACATTAAaggtatactgtatgttttacaCTGAACAAATTGGGACAAATCAGCCTTGAAAGAGGATGCACAGTGAAAAAGCATGTTAAGTATTTATTATCGGCCTCAGAGGCCATACCAAGTTTTTGGTCATTGAAACTAAACTTGGAAAGTTTAAAGAAAAGCCCAATGATAATAGGCCAAACatggaaaatgttaaaatctATTAAAGACAAAATTTATTGAAGAGAATAGCTGCTCAAAGGGAAATTCAAAAAATGCGGATTTCATCAGTGTTTTTATGTTGAGAGAATATGCACTGATTCAGtatgaaaaaaacttttctcttCACCCTTGGTTGGTGAAAGTAATAAACCAAAACATTAGCAAAAGGTTTTAACtttttcctgtctttctttccTCACTGCCACTCTGCAGAAAGCGCTCtgctgtgaaaagaagcataCTTTTAAACcttgcactgcaaaaaaattagaaaatagAAAAGTTAGAAAACATTAGCTTGTTTTTAGctacttttttcttatttagcaaaaaaattgtttaaaaaaatccttttgtcaatgcaaaaatatttattaatactCCAAATTATATCAAGGTGCTGGTGAgaacataattatttaaacagtTCTCTATTGCAAATGTGGTGTGTGTCAATGCCTACACAGTCTGAGTTAGCAATGAGATTGGAGGTTTATGCCTATGGCCTAGCATaagtttaaaattttacattgtGTAATCTTTGTCATATCTTATAACAATACCAAAGGGTGAAAAGCAGAGTAACAAATGTCTCTGGAAAAATGAGTTTGGTTGAGAGGAAATATACTGGATTAGGTTTCAGGCAATATTGTATTATACAAATTCAAttgaagcaaaacattttctgctttaATAATCAAATCACCATGGCTTGCAAATGGATCTCAGATGGATTGTCAAATTGGTCTCTattgattgtgcattgtgcattgTGATGGTCATTTTTTTAGCTACAACAGTAAAAAGCCTTTTTCCTGTCGAATAATTCATACCCACACAAGTTCACTGCACATGGCAAACAGTCCTGTACTATTGTTGTCTTATCAGCATAATTATAGCTGTGATTAGTTTGTTATATTCCTACCAGAAATTAAGTATTAGTCTGTATCAACCCACAGTTCACATCATGCATATGAAATCAGCAGATGTGGAGACAAAATGGTTGCAGTGTGTGAGATCCTGACTGTTTTACATtgtagaaatgttttaaaatctgacataaaacattcagcttttttttatattattatatatttttttacattattccACCTTTTAATACAATtctttcagaaagtattcactCCCCTTGaactttttcatgtttttcttgtcATAAGACCCCTGTCGTAACTTTATGCCagtctaaagccgcgtttccaccgcaggaactttaccccggaactaggaaccttttgaggaactcagtgcgtttccaccgcaggaactagggtctaaatttagtcccgggggctttattttaccccccaaaaagttcctgctcggggggtagtactttccgaaagtacaggaaccttttgggtggagcttgcagcgctgaacatttctgattggccgagtactcgcagcattttttttgtgtttattttcaggcgccatgtttaaaaatatgcaggcgcaaaccaatttattttcataataacttcaaatcaaacttgtatgttatgcggcgcagtagcctacttttggttatagccttccaacgtcttggaattataacgtgtgctcttctgttcttttcttgctttagtattcgttttataaaatgctaagcattcgtgctgggacagcatattacgtaggctaccaaaacattcaaacggattaattcggttgctgaatattttcttccgggttttctttgttagcccgttgtaattgactcaaaacgtttgatacagttatgtgaggtatgcggtagttctgcatacttcacattggtgatacagtaaaagcaaactggaaatcaccttccgcactttttgtcagggtaaaattacaggttaattctagtaatcgtccctttagctttttcagactgctgtaattttactccattttactgccattcttcaattccacgaaaagaccaggaagaatatggactaatttatggtgcatggttcgcatctggagggcacacttcgcggctcggctagcagtaacttcgaaggaaagcaaacggtggctgtaccactactaatttaaattttcacgcaagtccgagttttcgttctattcttgtcattttgcgattagcctatggaattgatgatgagaatgtaatcaaacagcaaattgtttacaacgtgtgcatgttttctgctgttgttgtcagttatattggaaatgtgaatgcattctgtcgcttcggatgtcaagacatgaaagcgaatgttcgcataaaaacataatgaatgtgtttgagaggatatataaaacagttacaatctgactattggcctgttatatactatttgttgcataacaacggtccaagttcaactaccaacgacatttttgcttgacaatggtaaaatatgcccaaacggctgcagaagaatatttcaattccaggtgattaaatcgataaaaatcaataaatacaaaagtaaccatacagtcattgttggtagcccgttgtatataagtggaataaacccctccgggctgtcccggttattagaaaataatgtaggctactttggtggtagtatggggttacagaagaaatcataggacagatggactgacgacaacgtcgctttttcatacgtcagtgggctaatttgcctaatcttcgcgggactttagaccgcggtggaaacgcagacaaccatgggctgaaggaaccttttagttccttgaaaagtagttcctgggactaaaagttccgggtaattttggtggaaacgcggctaaagtgACCATGTTTCCAAGAAGTCTGAGGTTACATGTGAAGTTCTGCTCTTTATTCTATGTTTGTTCCCCTTAGGCAAAATCATTGAGAAACATAGTGTAAAATTCTATTCCTGTGCCGATGAAACACAGTTATATATGTCTGTAGGGCCAGATAATGACAACATTGGTTAACTGTCTATCAGACATCACGCTGTGTCCAAAAAGTTCTTCTTATAGCTCCAAATGCTCAGTGGGAAAAACTTGCAAATAAACCAGGTCCTCTTGGACTAAAATGtaaaccaaaagtaaagatCTGAGCTTTAATTCACAGattaattcagtatttttttatttaagaaatattttgagagtaagacttttttttttctttacaagcaGACTTGATTTCTGCAGTGCTCTTTTTGCTGGTCTTTCAAAAAAGTCAGAATTCAGAATACAGCTGCAAGAACACtgacaatttttttaaacagattattattattattattattattattattattattattaataataataatttttttttttaccttccatTCTCCTATTTTATGTACACTGCCTGTTATTTAGTTGTTGtctctaattttatttttccatttctgtatttctttgtttttgtgttttcattttgtgaaacacTTTGGGCTGCAAACcattgtatgaaaagtgctatacaaataaagttactattattattattattattattattatttagcagcATTGTTATATACAGTTGATCAATAAAGTCTCCTATTTTGGAGTAAtgctgttgcttttttatttttcagttctttACAACAAGCTCACCGCGGAAGAAGCCAGACCCAGTTACATCAGaaactgttgttttttgggGGCTGCGCTTATGGCAAGTCATTGGCGTTTTTTCAGTCTTTGTTTTGGCAGTCAGTAAGTTATCAATTTTTTCAGCTTTACATGCCTGTGTTAggtacatacaatacattttaaaatgaaatgaagtatTGTGATGTCTTCTGAACTATATTCAAAATAAGAacctgaaaatgattttatgacTAAGTATTCACCCCATATGTATTTGTATAGACAGCCTAAATTGGGCCAGGTATATTATATTTTCTTGAGAGATCATACTCAGTATGCCTATGCTTATTTAGAACCCACCAGTATTCAATTGCTTGATTGCAGTATAAATACCACCAACTTTATGAGGGCTCACAACTAAAACGGCAGATTGGGTGAGTCATGCTGGCATGAAGACCAAGCAATTACCTATGGAAATTCAAGATTAAGttgtttggaggaaaaaaatggggaagattatataatattattaatcacaaaaaaagtttttaagtgaaatgtttgcatttgacaATAGCCTCAAAGAACAGGAAATTACTCTCAATGAGCCAAATTCATACTCTTATAGTGGGgctctgtacagtatattggcAATTTTGGATATTGAAGGAGGCAacatacagtgcctttggaaagtattgagaccccttcactttttatacattttgttacgttacagccttatcataaaattgattaaattcatttttattataatcaGTTTACACACAATACCTCATAATGACAAAGCCAATACAgctttttagaaatttttgcaaatttgcaGGATTTGCACAGAAGAATGgaagaaataccccaaatacagttgtgccaagcttgtagcgtcatacccaagaagactggAAGCTGTAATTGCTgtcaaaggtgcctcaacaaagtactgagtaaagggtctgaatacttaggtaaatgtgatatttcagtttggaGTTGGAGGAACACATCTCATGTGTGGCTTTTACATGTGGTCCATGGCCAGctgatcaaccagcaggggtcacttgAGAGCAATGAAACGCAAACCACTAACCAACTGAACCCTTCATGTACCGTTGCCAAAACAATCGGCAATTGCATGTCAACCTACCTACTAGCCAGTGAGCACTGGCACTGTGCATATTTGATGTAGATGTGgagctcatccatgcaccagtGTGGTTCCCTCACCAAATGAACCACCCTGCAGCCCCTTCAACAAATATGTTAAAAACAACCAAGTCctgtttaaattgttttttttttttttaatttcttgctGATTGAAGTGATTAActtttctcttgctttttttctgcttccaTTCAGTAATAACACTGTGTTGCATCTTCAAGTGCCGAATTCCCAGAACCAAAAAAGAGATTGAGGCACGTCACGCACAGAGACAAGCAGCAAAAAAATTTGCCAATACCCTGGAATCAGTGCCCCCTCTCAACGAGCTCACTGACGTGCCAGGAGGTGAGGTACTGTCTGTAATTTACAATGGCAAGACAGGATTGTTTTGCATGAATTTAAATGGGTtgacacacaaaataaaatattaagttTAAAAACTGGGGAGTCCTAGTATGTGTAACAATCAATGGTGTATGTAATTATAGGGCCATAATGGACTGGTTCCCTGTCCTGAGGACATAGACTAGAAACACAAgtaaaaaattatgcatttctgcTCACTAAGGAAatgatttgaatttaaatagTGGATACCTGGTcagaaacattttcttacgTCTTcaagtgtatgtctgtgtatctgtgcgtcTTTGTAGGTCTGTCTGTATATAGACTAACTACTCACTTCCCAGGATTGAATGAAACTCACTTGGGGCATAATTATAGATGATATTCCtaattaacatttcattttgtgtactGTTTGCAAATAAACTAAAGTAAATTAACGGAGCTGCAGAttcttcatttgaattttgGTGTTCTCTCAGAACATGTGAAACTTTGcttataatgtaaaatatagtaCTAAGATATGCATTCAAGTGTCTGAAACTATTCCGTACCTAACTAGCTAACGTGCTTGGTCAGCTAATCAGCCAGCTAGGTAATTTTACTTATCTAGCTACATTCTTACTCAtaaaactaattaaataatgacTGTATTTATTACAGTGCTTTTCATATATAATGCACAAAGCATTTGACAATGAAACAAGAATGATTCTCCTGTCTTTTTTGCATTCTGTCTCATGTACTTCTTCCTCCTGCTTTGGTCCTTCTAGCAGCACTGCCAGCCATGGTGGATATTGTTGCCCTACACACGGTGTCTGGAGATATACAGGCCCACACTTCCAACCAGCTTCCTGTGGTGAGGGAAGAGGATGAGGTGTCGGGTCCCACTCCTTAGTCTATCTTGTCCATTTCGTTATCCTTTGGACTTTACCCTTCtgtcataataaaaatattgttctaTTGACTATAAAATGAAGCCAATTCACTTTTCTATATTTTGTTCAGATGAttgccgttttatttttttatccttaATTCTGTGacagtacgggtgctgggacccaggcgcagagtggggggaaaaaaacacgaaactcaaaaagggaaaattaacaaagattttactcacacaaaaaaaggcaaacacaaacatggaacaggcaaggccacaaagggcaaaacaacaaactcaaaacattcttaagaacaaaacacagaacagaacacaggcaggcaggcagggtacaggcaggtggaacacacaggcaaacacataaaagaaacaccagaaaatacatacgggtcaggaacaagcacaagtcggaagcaaacacaggtaggaaacaaacacaagtcaggaacaaaacacaaacaggtaaaaaacgcaggcaggtacaatgggtctcAACAAACgctagtcgggaacaaacacaaggaaccagcacccgagtcaagggaacagagaacttaaatagacaaggggtaacaagacacaggtgaactcaaaaaacaatcaaaccagaaggaggggataagacacaggtgggaacaatgatgggataacgagacaatgaaacaatcatacaattaacagggggggagcaggacacaaaacagaagtgccgccatctggcggcccaacaggggaaacacagacaggaaaacaggaccatgacataATTCATCCAGTTTctactgaaattaaaatattgcagAGGGCCCTGGCCATGAGCTTTCAACACACAGTACCAAATACAATATAGCATAATACTATATAAACAAGTAGCAGGTGTACTCCAAGTTAAAAAAAGCACTAATATAAAGTTTTTCCATATAAAGAGATAGAGATTTGTTTTGTTGACAGCTGAAGGAGGTCAACAAAGgttattttacatgcatttccattttttccgTCATACAATCCCATACCCAAAAACAGTTGACAgacaatatataataattatatatgcCAAACAATGTCTTCTTTAGGGACactgaaaaatttgaaaagtaTTTTG
This is a stretch of genomic DNA from Anguilla rostrata isolate EN2019 chromosome 4, ASM1855537v3, whole genome shotgun sequence. It encodes these proteins:
- the LOC135253040 gene encoding transmembrane inner ear expressed protein-like isoform X2 encodes the protein MAWDQPPFLRLPLLSFVTMLLSFYMSTVIPQVLDPEFFTTSSPRKKPDPVTSETVVFWGLRLWQVIGVFSVFVLAVIITLCCIFKCRIPRTKKEIEARHAQRQAAKKFANTLESVPPLNELTDVPGALPAMVDIVALHTVSGDIQAHTSNQLPVVREEDEVSGPTP
- the LOC135253040 gene encoding transmembrane inner ear expressed protein-like isoform X1; this translates as MAWDQPPFLRLPLLSFVTMLLSFYMSTVIPQVLDPEFFTTSSPRKKPDPVTSETVVFWGLRLWQVIGVFSVFVLAVIITLCCIFKCRIPRTKKEIEARHAQRQAAKKFANTLESVPPLNELTDVPGAALPAMVDIVALHTVSGDIQAHTSNQLPVVREEDEVSGPTP